Genomic window (Nilaparvata lugens isolate BPH chromosome 7, ASM1435652v1, whole genome shotgun sequence):
aataatatttttcttccttttttttattattaaaaaaatcatactGTAGTCTATCCCTTCACTAACTTTCCTGAATCTAACCAAAATACCGTTCTCTTCTAATCTATACTGAATCGTTGTGGATATTTAATGAAGTACGATATCAtatttcttttgttttccttttttattgtaatattatgcTATAAGATGTGTCATTAAGGCTCGTACTGGAATTTTTCTGTGAGCTTTTCTATGTTTgtatcgaataaataaataccaacTAGTTCATAATGAAACTATTTTAAGATACCGTACAGTATCTTTGAAAAAACTGGTCTAGAATTGAatgttcaaataaattgaaatagtcGAATAATTGGTTCTATTGCTTATTTTCCATCTTTAACTTGTCTCTCTAACGTTCagtgattaaataatatttcgaaataaaaCAGGAGtaaaaatcaagaactaattttTTGTCGCATGTAGACCTATAAttacttttatataatatttcagATGAAAGTAAATGAGATATATACATTTTCAAGTGTAGGTCTAATATGAAATTAATGTTCTGTATCAGAcagaatttttattcaataaattagtttCTTTCCCCCTCCACCTTAAACTCGGAACCCAAAAATAAGTAGTCAGCAGCTATTATTTTGAACACTGCTGAAACACATTACACATTACTCTTAAACACATTTCTCTTCCCCCCCCCTTTGTGGGTacttctatattattattattattaaaagcctattatttttaatcCAGTGTGATGTACGAGGAAGGGTTTAGACACTCCTTTCAGCTGCTGTAAAACCGTTAACACCAATGACTATAACGTAATCATCtttggaagtattattttttgatCCATTATActgatataataaaatcaaattataactGATTATCGTAGATACGATATAATATGGTAGGTGGTTTCCTcgagaaaaaatacaatacagCCTGAGCGCACCTGACTAAAAAGTATTTATGCTcacttcattttttctctcacGTCTTACCTTCTTGGGGAAGTCCGTTAACTTTCTCCCGGTAATCGAGAAGTGGCTGAGATAGAGAAATGAAAGAGATTGTCAGAGAGAAAGACTGGtgaaaggagaagagaagatagGATGTCAAACGTTCGTTGAACTTGATGGTGCACGCTAGAAGAGATAGATTGTTGAAGTGCGATGCGATTTCTAGTTGAGAGGCTTCGAGAGGAAAGCCGTCTTGATACGGATGAACACAAATTTTGATACGCTGTGATGATCAAACCCGTTGGATATTTCTATCAGATTAGACAGTGTTGTATTCTGTGTATCAAACTGAAGCGTTCTCTATGCAGAGAAAGAGGAGCGACCTTGGAACATAGCTTGTTGCGGCTGAgttgaatttttgttttcttccaCTTTGGTTAGTTTCGCCAGTCGCGAGCTGGCAGTGGTGTCGTAAACAAGTGCTTAGTATGTGTTTGTGTGGGAGGCGTGCGTTGCTGTGACACACGTGTTGCGATGTCGGTGTCGGGTGCGACACTGCGGTCCACACACCGGCCGCAACTGGACCGTGCAGTCAGCATGAACATCGACGACCGCTCCTACAAGTCAAAATCGGCCAACCCGAGTCTGATCGGTCGCTGGAGGAGTTTCCGCATCAAGCAGCCTCACAACGGAATGGCGACCAGCATCCTGAACGGACGTCTCAACCTCGGAGACTCCCCGCCCGCTGAAGATGATGTCGGATTTTTTGAGAGCCTCGACGACAACAGCATCCCCGACGAACTCAGCGTCAAAATCTGCAAGGATTCCATTCGTCAAAGCATTCTCGATCAGATGAAGATCTCCTCAGGTGATGTCAAACTTCTTCTTGACATTGAAAGTGGAAAAGCTACGCCTGAAACCTTAGAATCAAGCATTGCTCATTGTTCATCCCTTGAGAGAAACTTTGCATTTTTGTGGTGCACATTCATGAAGAAACACGAAATGCTTGAAATTCTTAACCGTTATGGAATAGATCTGAACTATACACTAATCACTGAAGGATTAAGTGCCATTCACTTGAGTTCGTTTAGTGGATGTTTGAAATGTGTGCGTTGGTTGATAACTAGAGGGTGTAACGTAAATCACATGCCTGATGCACACACACCACTTCACTGTGCTGTATGGGGCAACTCACCAGAAACCGTACGTCTTCTCATATCGAATGGTGCAATAATACGTGAAACTGTGATGCATTACGCTGTGCGCGCCAACGCTCACGAGTGTTTACAAATGTTACTGGATGAGGGAGCAGAGGTGAACTGGTTGGATGTGGGTGGGAGTGCCCCGTTGCACATTGCAGCCGATCGCCGTATGTCGTTGTGCATGAAAATGCTTCTCAATTACGGCAAACTAGATGTCAACATCGCCTCCAGAGAGAAAGCAATGACCGCTCTACACTATGCAGCTGAAGGCGGCTACTTGGACTGCATTCAAATGTTACTCTCCAAGAATGCCGACTACaacaagaaaaacaagaaaGGTCAAACACCCCTGCATCTAGCTGCTCGGTCTCAGAGTGTTGAGTGTATTGAAGCCCTACTGAAGGCCGGGTCCAACAttaatgaaaaagactatgAAAATCGTACACCTCTCCATTCAGCTGTTGGAAAAGCGCTTCTAGCTTTCAATTCAGTCGAATCTCTTCTAAGGTGGGGTGCTGATGTGAATGTGAAAGACAAGTACGGGTATACTGCTCTACATATAGCAGCCCTCAACGAACTTGTCCAGTGTGTTGATATCCTGATAATGTACGGGGCAGATGTGAGCTCTCGCACCAAAGGTGGTGTGACCGCATTGAGTATCGTAGCGCGAAAAACACCGGCTTGTTTAGAGacaatttgtaaaaaattggaCTCGTCCATCTCATTACATGATCCTGAGGCGTCTAATAGAGAAGTGGAATTGAAGTTAGATTTCCGATACCTACTGCAGCATTCTTCAGGTGGTGAAGTAGGTTTATTAAAAACTCTAATAGATGAAGGACAGAAAAGTATGTTAGAACATCCTCTATGCGGAGCGTTTCTGTATATCAAATGGTTGAAAATCAGACGTTTTTATTTTTGCCGACTATTTCTCACAGCGATATTTGTGATTCTCTTAACAACTTACATTCTGACAGCACTAGCTCATTACTGTTATAATTCAGCAGCCAACCGAACAATCACCGATCTAGAACTATGTCGAAATAATTCCGTTTTCGGATTTGTGCTAACTGAGAACCCCGAATCAATGGAAGTGATATGGTACATATTAGTGATTTTTAGCATTTGtgaaataactagaaaactgaTGTCAATAGCTGGTTACTCAACTTTGAAATACTATTTTTTCCATTTAGGTAATGTTTTTGAATGGTTCACTTTGATCAGTGTGTTTGTGATATCTTTCGAGTTCACCGGTGAAACCTACACTTGGCAAAACCATATCAGTGCATTTGCGATATTGTTTGGATGGGCGAATTTGATGTTAATGGTTGGTCAACTACCAGTATTTGGAACTTATGTAGCAATGTTCACCAAAGTGCAACAAGAATTTCTTAAATTACTTATAGCTTACCTCTGTCTATTAATCGGTTTCACAATAAGTTTTTGTGTAGTATTTCCCACCTCAGAAGTATTCAGAAACCCATTGGTCGGAATGATAAAGGTTCTAGTTATGATGACTGGTGAATTAGATATAGATATGCTAATGCAGAAAGGTAGCAATCAGAAAGCTTCCCCATTGTCGGTGAGTGCACATATAATTTATGCTTTATTTGTATTACTTGTAGCTGTAGTTCTCATGAATTTAGTTGTAGGTATTGCTGTACACGATATACAGGGCCTACACAAAACAGCTGGACTATCAAAGTTAGTGAGACAAACAGAACTGATATCATTTTTAGAACTAGCTCTTTTTCAAGGTTATCTCCCTAAAAAAGTAGTCAACATGCTGAAATGGTCTGCGTTGATTGCTCCAGCTGTATACAGAGTGGTGCTGCATGTAAAACCCTTGAATCCTAGAGAAAAGCGCCTTCCACGCCATATATTAGCGGCTGCTCATAATATCGCCAGAGATTGCACTAAAAATTGTCACGGCGGCTCAATGTCCGCAGCAACCATGCACCGATATGCTTTATCTAAGAATAATAAATCTCTAACTGAGGAATTGAAAGCACTCAGGGAACAAGTCCAAGAGcaacaattattgttgaatgatattctCAACTTATTGAAGTCGAAAAATTTATGATATTGGAAAATTTTACCAAACTAATAATTTCAGGTTTACAATAATTGGAATGAGGACTATCAGAAGTGTTTGTTGACAGAGCAGAGTTTTATTAGTGTTAGGATTAATTTTACGcaaggaataataattttaaattatgacTTTCCAAAAAATACTCTGAATACTTCGATTTAATCCTTCAAGAAGAAAGAAGCTtctttttaaaacttgaaagaCATTTATGAAGATTTTATTCAACTTAGGTCAGTaatcatgaataattgaaacaagAGATTTTCAGATCTCGTtacatattcatattttcattcttGTATATTTCCCAGTTCATTTAACAAAACGCACAACGCAAGTACCTAGTCTGTttggaatttattattatctcaaACATAAATAATCCTTTCATTAGATCAGTACGGTACAtgaaatgatttatttattgtagtgatgaaaaatcaataaaatctatataTTTCTCACAATGAATGGCCGCCATTCTCATATATCTCAACATGGTCATcgacaataaatttcaatagttTTTTTCTGATATTTTTGAAGAGGTATTTCTAGTAGCCTGTAGTAAAAATATCCGCCAAAAAAAGCATAAATCCAGAGCTTCTCAGACGCTTCCAGGTAACaactttaaaacagaaatttatttgCGATCATAAATTCCATTCAGATTCTTTTCGTGCTGATGAATTTCTCCCCCGAATTCACTCAGCTATTTGTCAAATAATTTATCGCTTTTTGTGATAGCTTCGGCATGGCATTCGTTCAAGATTAAGAATAACTCAGTCTCATTTCTTGTTTTCCACTTTTACTTCTTTCACACTTTCTATCTGGAATGTCACTGATGTCACCAGAACCATATCAAAATGATAAATTGAAAGTAATCCTCATCAGGAACCTGTTAAGTAATTTACATCTCCTCTTATAAActttcaatcattcaaattcGAGTGGAGAAGTTTTTAGCGGTATATTTACTTAGACATCCATGAATCTTGTTAGTTTTTTGTTTGAATGACAGGCAACCGTTACTCTTTTcactctataatttttgttacAAATAGCGCAGAGCTTTGGAACAAATTAGCTTTTGTAAGTAAATGCTGTTCGACATTACATTGTGTTGAACGTacgatgtttttttttgtaattgcactgtatttacatttacatttcaTTGGACGTTGACCCTTCCTATTTTCCATCTTTGTTGGTTGTTGAATGCTGAtggtgaattttcaaaatgagaaCAATGTTCTAACAAAATGTTTCACCTGATAGATAGTCTTGCAGTCTTCCAGTTTTTACATATTGGATTTAGTCCAGCTAGTCCTACATTTCGTAGAACCAACAAAATATAccttttctattaatttatttgccaatatTACGTCTGCTCATGCTATCAATGacagaataaataattctaaaaactTGCAAAGTTGATAATACCTTGATTATACATGTATTTTACCAGCactccaaatatttttgaatattctgTGTTTGTCATGAAATAATCTTGATAATTGAGAACGGTCTTGACCAAGTGAGGTTTATTGCCTAGCAATCAGCTACTATGATTCAGCTAGTCAACCAATGATTGCTTCCTAAAAACATCCATGATAGTATTTTACAAACACAAATCTTCAATAAAttcctaaaaaaataaaaatttaaagaaatatttcatcttgcaAGCCGCtggcattttattaattaactTACAATTCTTCCCCAAGTTCCCAATATAAGGGAACTCAACCAACAATAGGGAACTGATTTACATAACACTGAATAACTGGCATTGACAACTCATGCATCCATTAGGTTTATGAAATATTCAACTCAACTAATAAACATAGCCTACTGCCTGTAGAAAGATTTCAATTGTCCTATTACATTTTCAACATATTCATAGAGAATAATCATTATGTAAACTAGACTCTGCTCTGTTCAATGTCAGATAATAATGGTGCATTTATTTTTTACACAAAATGCTAGAATATATTTGTCTGTCAGAACCATATAGCAATGTGAAGCAATAAAAAAGGGAACAAATAAGATAGTGCGACCCTCTTTTTATCTAGTCAATcgatttaaataattttaagaaaatttcaattctatcgTAGTTATAGGCTACTGTGTTTTTTAAGCTACTTGTAATCGGTGAAGAAGTAAGAATATTCTCAAACGAATTTTTTTCTCATgacacaaatatttttcaacaaatagtGATTGCTTTGATGTCTAtcgtcaataataattattgtaatatcaaGCTAAAAACGAATGCCgcaatatttttgtataaaatgatGTTTTATAAATggagaatttgttattaaatattttatttattattcgaaTGTTTTGATATCATAGCAACCTTGGAGCTTATTGATACTCAACAATGGATTAATGCTGACAATCATTTTCATATATACATATCCTAGTAGGTTTTGATCTAGAGAGCAAATAAGGTCGAGGTAATCTGAAGTAATGGTTTGAGAAATGCTAGATCATCTTTGAACAGAATCTTGGTTCTGTTTTTCCGAACAATTTGTGAATCCTGGTTAGTCAAAACTGATAACATTTATCAAGATTATAGCGGTACACAGGTTATTGTTCAACCTGGCTCAGATTACATTAAAATCTACTGGATCGTCATTATGATCAACTTTTGAAGTTCTACAGAAATTTATCAACATTCATTCTCCTcttgacattttttaaaattctatcgataattacattgaataagctctaaagttttataattattcacttcTTCACTGACATTAAAATTAACCAACTTCATGAAAAACTGTCTCCAGGTTCAAGGTTCAAATTAATCGTTGGgcaattgaattaattaatatttagtATTTAATGTACAATAATAACATAACTATCCAAATATTCTTCTAAAGTAGATGCaagaaagaagatgatgagaaATACATTAGTGTGTTCTAAAATTGTCAGTATGCCAGAGCTCATTGCGTTGATTAATTCTCTTTtatgatttgatataatttcCAATTTAATCTGCAATATTCCCATCCTTGTTTGATTCTGAATCAGTTTCATTAGCAAGTGTGATCCTGAATAGATTAAAATatgaatcaattcaaatcaCTAAAATGTAGGACCCCTCtgataataatactatttcTATTGATTGTCTCAATTATTATCGAAGATCATTTGAATTAATCACTGATAAAATTTTGTGATAATTCTGTAATGAGACAACATAAGCGATTTAGCTTATGAGCTAATATTGGTTCAATATGGaatttgaaaaaggaacatactagAAAACTCTCAGTTATGTGATGGACaaacatttaattattatttctgtttgGAACAATAATTCACTTGAATTGGCATGTATTGTAAACATCTAAATTTATCTAACAATCAACAACATAGAACATTATTTCATCTAACTAGACCTAAAAAATAAGGTATAATGATCAATATCAGTGTGAATAagttgatattaatttatatcaatTCATTGACAGGTACCAAAAATCATCGCTGTATgttcttgtaaaaataaaattatcactaTCCATGAATAACAAACAATATCTATCAACAACATTTCCACAATTAATAGGATAACGATAACAATAAaatttgcaaataaaacattcataataaattatgtatcgtgtaatgaataattataaataaatagcatTTTTAGATAAAATTATGCCGAATCAACTATAGACtattcaatagaaataatgaGTATAACCAATAACAACAGAAAACTCAATCGAACTGATCTAAATGATGAATAGTATAGTGCTGTgataaataggcctacaataatttattttaaactatcAGTACGATAAATAATATGGACTAGTGCCTGACTAGGCTAGAGTATCCAATGCacaattaataacaacaaaTTGGCTATCAATCTAAAAATATATTCACAAAATTCGTatgttattaaatattataatcaattcagCTATAAGACTTATTACTACGACAATTTTATCAGTCTAAATGGTTGGTAACCAAtactaataaataatactgactagtatgataaataatataacaaatgtgaatacattttattttatactgaTGATGAATACACTTAAAAATTGTACAAAATTGTATTGAACTGCAGCCTATAGTATAACTTGTCAAAATTGTAAGTATCAATTTTTATACTTcaagagaataatattttaataatgcatgataatgaaataattatacaaaattaaaatgtAGTGACTAATTCAACTTTTTAGCTACTATGAAGAATATGAATCCAATTgacttttgaaattaataatagtgACCAATGcgattaaaaattaaaatcagactttatgaattgaaataaaCTAGTAATAATTAGCTTGTATGTAATACTTGCAATATACAATTACATAGATGATAGACTAATAACTAGATCTTTTATctgtgaataaaattgaattatttgatttgtgACTGTAAACATCAATCTGaagggattttgaaataaataacagTGACTAGTCTAACCACTGAAAAGAGACATTACactaaataaaatgaaataaaaaagtatgtaaaagtattcaaaaatgatttttgaaatgaacaagCGTGAACAATTAATAACTAGTGATAACAAATATCAGTCTACTGATTCAGGACAATATTAAAGCCGTTTTTAGAGTTAAGCTCTTCCTGCGTACGACACTAAAACCCAAACATATTTGTATCAACTaacaattacaataaaataagagCTATTAACAATCCAAATTACTTTTTTGaaactaagggccggtttccgagcttggcaTTTATCTAAGTTCTTACTTAAAACAGCtgcagtcagaaaattggctttccaaaacggggcgttgTCGCAGTGTTCATGACAGTaatctcatttctataattggaatcgtttttccttgacgaaaatcgtttttcctaaataattgaaaatagctgaaactttacactattttctctttattttattttgtgttcaattttctagttttttgaaatttaatccaaacgtgactatgacaatgactgcgactatgccccgtttcggaaagccaattttctgactctagctgttcaaagtctagaacttagccaaatccagAGTTCGGAAACCGTCCCTAATTGAATTTGTGGGAACAAAATAAAGACTTTTGTAATGTCTTCTAAAGACTATTAATTTTAGAGTTGAAATTTTCCTGCGTTGGTGTGCGTACGTTTCAAATATCCAAACATATTtgtatcaaatacaataaaataagagCTACTCAACAATCTTAATTACTTTTTAAAACTAATTGAACTTGtgagaacaaaataaaaacgtttATAATGACTTGTAAAGACTATGGTTATTGGTTATTATAACGTCATTATGATAATAGATGAGTGAGACGAGTCTAGATGAGGGTGTCTTCGTCCTGTGCTTCGTAGACCATGAGTGTGGAGTGGTGGTGTGGGTCAGGGGAGGGTGAGGGGGAGCTGGACGGGGGGGTGCTGCCAGAGGGGGGAGGCACGACGGTGCTGCTGCTGGTGGAGCACATGTGATGCATGTCTGGCGGACTCTCAAGGGCCATCATCAGCAGACTGCAGTTCTCGCGGTACCTGCAACAACAAACAttacaaaataatcattttctgtCCTTATGATTTGTGAAAAACCAGTGTATGAAAAATTGTCGAATTGATATAACTCATATTTTCATATGTTGATAGAAATCAAGTAGGTACTCTTGATAAGCATGGTTTTCAGGGAATCAAGGGATAAacattaatatcggggcaccgagcttcgctcgttatttttatttattgaaaaaagggccctgtttcataaaacttacAAGTCACATAATACAGgtgaatcaccattccaatcgcatgctcaatatagccgatgaaatcagctgttcctgtaatACAGGACTTTCAAGTTTTTATGGAACAGGGGCCAGAaaacaattctctaaaatgatcgtgtttatattttacagctggctatacgtcagcttatgaatttcggggatgcaatattttgattttccacagaatcactcgctcactttttactatccacagacgacgaaaaagtctcagctgtttcagccgaggataaattatccttttaatgtcgttcagcgagttttcccggggatgagacctagtgcaatcgaatttttatataataaacctactatgttccaaatttcatgaaaatcgttagagccgttttcgagatccgttgaacatgaatatatATAcccacataaccatataaatacatacagaaattgctcgcttaatataataggattaattgTTTCCAGGAACAGTTTGAAAATAGTGTCGCTATGAGACACCAATAGActaacattaaaaaatattcccAAACATGCCCAGATTGTTTGAAATAACATGTTTGTCAATCATTTGCCAAGTTTGGAGCTAGCTTAATATCATCTAACAGTCCAATTTGCTATCTTATTTCATCACTATCAGTCTAAAAGAGATCCGTGATATGATCATAGGTGCTATGTAATTTGAGGAAATTTGAACGTCAACTTGAAACGCTCACATTCTGCGAGAAACACAGAAAACATTGGTCAAactatcacaataaataataggttacagTATTTGTATCTTTGAAAGTTGAGTTTTAAAAACAGTGCAGTAGAATGCAgcattttaaaatgttcggggaTATTAATGAAAAGTGGCAACTttaataaaagaataaagatTTTTGTTATCCCCATTTATTTTTTGTAGCATGATATGAACAGAAAGAATAATTAGAACTTAGATAATCAAGTTGtgatataaatgatattttaaaaatatcatggcttgaattttgaataatgaatgttTGAGTGATCACTTGTAATAACGCAGTGAATCATCACATTTCTCTGACGCAATGATTGCAATGCTTAATAACCTTTGATTAAAATActgtacataaataattgaacTCTCGTTCCCCTATCAAGTTACCAGCTCTCCTTATCTAGCAGTtctcattttcaagatttttatgtGGTGGGATGTTCTCGACAACAACTCTCACTTTCAATCCTATCCACGCAATCATTTTATGGAGAATCGTGTCAACCCAAAAACTCGATTTACGATAATACCATGAATTATTTATCGAAACTTTAGCTGATACAATAGTAGGTACCTACCTAATATTATTTCGTGTTATTACTTCGTGGAGAAAGCAACGAAATGAGAAATCAGAACCGTTCGATGACTAAAGAGATTGAGACAACCAAAATTTTAGGATTTTATAAATTGACTCGTGCTACCAAagcaaaataattcattaattcatcGACAATACAGAACTCCTTATGAAACACTATACACTATCTACATAGCTCTCTCTGGATAGTCTCATCACAATATCTATTCATTTGTATCAAATGAATTCATTTGTATCATTTGTCAAATGATCTTGATATTCATCAACACATACTTTTATCTATCTAATAATCCAGGAATCATAAGAATGATTGGAATTTGATATTAGAGTGAAAGGTCCTGTTCAAAACTGTTCCATTATCGACTTTCATGTAATATAAATGTtaatgttattttcaatcctatcatcgaattaattttattgagtcAAACCAAAAACTCGATTAACGATAATAGTAAGAATTTGATTTATCGAAGCTTTAGCTGAAACCTTAGTTTAGTGAAATTGTGTTTTTATCGATTTCAGGCCGATTTTCAGTACAAAAACTTTGAATTGAGGCGGAATATAAAACTATATCCAAGCGCACTGTGATCTTTGAGCGTCTTTGTCACATTCTAATAATCTAAGTCTAATTTAATAATCCAATCAACTGATCGAAAAGataatcaaccaatcaattgtAAAagtagaaaatgacttgattttattgaattaattattattcttagaaattcgatgagcgctactattcaaaaattatttgtcagcgcgggaatcgaacccagtacctcctaattgccggtcaggaatgcttaccctttcGATCTAGTTTTCGAATGCTTaccatcgaatttccatctagctgtttaccctgttgtcgatatttgcagtagcagaagtctttggggtgaattacagcatttaattaggattttcgtttaataataataataattcattagcatttaaataattgcaatatctcagtaatgtccatctgttgattttattattaatgaatggTAAGaaactaatattaaaatttagagAAAAAAATTGCATGCGAAAAATTCTAGAATGCTGTCAACGTTAAAAAGCTATAATAGATACAGAATGTAAAGTAACAGGAATAGATTCCAAGAGGAAAGTAAacacaaatttagataaatttattGATCTTGTCTATGGGAAGCGACGATGGATATGagattatgaatgaaaattgcTTATTGCTACCTTTACAATGCTTACtgttttgaaagaaaatt
Coding sequences:
- the LOC111057972 gene encoding transient receptor potential channel pyrexia, with the protein product MSVSGATLRSTHRPQLDRAVSMNIDDRSYKSKSANPSLIGRWRSFRIKQPHNGMATSILNGRLNLGDSPPAEDDVGFFESLDDNSIPDELSVKICKDSIRQSILDQMKISSGDVKLLLDIESGKATPETLESSIAHCSSLERNFAFLWCTFMKKHEMLEILNRYGIDLNYTLITEGLSAIHLSSFSGCLKCVRWLITRGCNVNHMPDAHTPLHCAVWGNSPETVRLLISNGAIIRETVMHYAVRANAHECLQMLLDEGAEVNWLDVGGSAPLHIAADRRMSLCMKMLLNYGKLDVNIASREKAMTALHYAAEGGYLDCIQMLLSKNADYNKKNKKGQTPLHLAARSQSVECIEALLKAGSNINEKDYENRTPLHSAVGKALLAFNSVESLLRWGADVNVKDKYGYTALHIAALNELVQCVDILIMYGADVSSRTKGGVTALSIVARKTPACLETICKKLDSSISLHDPEASNREVELKLDFRYLLQHSSGGEVGLLKTLIDEGQKSMLEHPLCGAFLYIKWLKIRRFYFCRLFLTAIFVILLTTYILTALAHYCYNSAANRTITDLELCRNNSVFGFVLTENPESMEVIWYILVIFSICEITRKLMSIAGYSTLKYYFFHLGNVFEWFTLISVFVISFEFTGETYTWQNHISAFAILFGWANLMLMVGQLPVFGTYVAMFTKVQQEFLKLLIAYLCLLIGFTISFCVVFPTSEVFRNPLVGMIKVLVMMTGELDIDMLMQKGSNQKASPLSVSAHIIYALFVLLVAVVLMNLVVGIAVHDIQGLHKTAGLSKLVRQTELISFLELALFQGYLPKKVVNMLKWSALIAPAVYRVVLHVKPLNPREKRLPRHILAAAHNIARDCTKNCHGGSMSAATMHRYALSKNNKSLTEELKALREQVQEQQLLLNDILNLLKSKNL